The Sulfitobacter sp. S223 genome has a window encoding:
- a CDS encoding DUF1330 domain-containing protein translates to MGALWIAHVTVTDEEAYKKYAAGATVAIAEHGGEFIARGGRFVQLEGKERPRNVVARFPDVETAERCYHSAAYQAALEHAKGASERELMIIETSE, encoded by the coding sequence ATGGGAGCACTCTGGATCGCCCACGTCACTGTCACGGACGAGGAAGCCTATAAGAAATACGCAGCCGGTGCGACGGTTGCTATCGCAGAACATGGCGGTGAATTCATCGCCCGTGGTGGCCGTTTTGTTCAGCTTGAGGGCAAAGAGCGCCCCCGAAATGTGGTGGCCCGTTTCCCCGATGTGGAAACGGCCGAGCGTTGCTATCACTCAGCGGCCTATCAGGCGGCACTGGAGCACGCAAAAGGCGCTTCGGAGCGTGAATTGATGATCATCGAAACCAGCGAATAG
- a CDS encoding gamma-glutamyl kinase gives MLVFFKERLAFLSVPKTGSTAYQTALATRADMAITDPPLLKHAPVYRYNRFIRPMFLNVCDAEMELMAVMRDPVSWLSSWYRYRQRPFMKDKPNNTFGISFDDFVLGYMKGKRPGFAEVGSQLKFLERQPNGTGITHLFRYEDQQSLQSFLEDRLDVKLSLAQENVSPAIEIALSPEIEERFRRKFADEFALYDSIPSG, from the coding sequence ATGCTTGTTTTCTTTAAAGAACGTCTCGCGTTCCTATCTGTACCAAAGACGGGCTCAACAGCCTACCAAACTGCGTTGGCCACCCGGGCTGATATGGCAATCACTGATCCGCCCCTGCTAAAGCATGCACCGGTCTATCGGTACAACCGATTCATCCGGCCGATGTTTTTGAACGTTTGCGATGCGGAAATGGAGCTGATGGCCGTTATGCGTGATCCAGTGAGCTGGCTCAGCAGCTGGTACAGGTACCGACAACGCCCGTTTATGAAGGACAAACCCAACAATACTTTCGGAATCAGCTTTGATGATTTTGTGCTGGGTTACATGAAAGGAAAGCGGCCTGGTTTTGCTGAGGTGGGTAGCCAGCTCAAATTCCTTGAGCGCCAACCTAATGGCACGGGCATTACGCATCTGTTCCGGTATGAGGATCAGCAAAGTCTGCAAAGCTTTCTGGAAGACAGACTGGATGTGAAGCTGTCTCTGGCCCAGGAAAACGTATCACCCGCGATAGAGATCGCATTGTCGCCTGAGATTGAGGAAAGGTTCCGCCGAAAATTTGCCGATGAGTTTGCGCTTTATGACAGTATTCCAAGCGGTTAG
- the recA gene encoding recombinase RecA, with protein MATADLLNMDKKSADKQKALDSALAQIERQFGKGSIMKLGSEGAIQDITSSSTGSLGLDIALGIGGLPMGRIIEIYGPESSGKTTLTLHCIAEQQKAGGVCAFVDAEHALDPQYARKLGVDIDELLISQPDTGEQALEITDTLVRSGAVNMVVVDSVAALTPKSELEGEMGDSSVGVQARLMSKAMRKLTGSISRSNCMVIFINQIRMKIGVMFGSPETTTGGNALKFYSSVRLDIRRIGSLKDRDEVVGNQTRVKIVKNKVAAPFKQVEFDIMYGEGISKMGELLDMGVKAGIVDKSGSWFSYGDERIGQGRENAKNYLREHETMAIEIEDKIRASHGLDFNGSENADDPSILDD; from the coding sequence ATGGCAACGGCAGATCTTTTGAATATGGATAAGAAATCAGCGGACAAACAAAAAGCGCTCGACAGCGCTCTGGCGCAGATCGAGCGGCAGTTTGGCAAAGGCTCAATCATGAAGCTGGGATCGGAAGGTGCGATACAGGATATCACGTCATCCTCGACCGGCTCGCTTGGGCTAGACATTGCGCTTGGCATCGGCGGTTTGCCGATGGGGCGTATCATCGAGATTTATGGCCCAGAATCATCAGGTAAAACCACTCTGACACTGCACTGTATTGCCGAGCAGCAAAAAGCCGGCGGCGTATGCGCGTTTGTCGATGCTGAGCATGCGCTTGACCCGCAGTATGCCCGTAAGCTGGGCGTCGACATTGACGAGCTGCTGATCTCGCAGCCCGACACAGGTGAGCAGGCATTGGAAATCACCGATACCCTGGTTCGGTCGGGCGCTGTGAACATGGTCGTTGTGGATTCGGTTGCGGCCCTGACGCCAAAGTCAGAACTTGAAGGTGAAATGGGCGACAGCTCGGTCGGGGTTCAGGCGCGTCTGATGAGCAAGGCGATGCGCAAGCTGACCGGCTCGATCTCTCGGTCAAACTGTATGGTGATCTTCATCAACCAGATCCGGATGAAAATCGGCGTGATGTTTGGCTCTCCCGAGACAACGACCGGTGGTAACGCCCTGAAGTTCTATTCGTCCGTGCGTCTGGACATCCGTCGTATCGGTTCTCTTAAGGACCGCGATGAGGTTGTGGGCAACCAGACTCGCGTCAAGATCGTCAAGAACAAGGTCGCAGCACCATTCAAGCAGGTCGAATTCGACATCATGTACGGTGAAGGCATCTCAAAAATGGGTGAACTGCTGGATATGGGGGTTAAAGCCGGTATCGTCGATAAGTCGGGCAGTTGGTTTTCGTACGGGGATGAACGGATCGGGCAGGGGCGTGAGAACGCCAAAAACTATCTGCGCGAACACGAGACTATGGCGATCGAGATCGAAGACAAAATCCGTGCCTCTCACGGGCTAGATTTTAACGGCTCTGAAAATGCCGACGATCCCAGTATTCTGGACGATTGA
- a CDS encoding ATP-binding protein: MHRTRGTWLTDRVVLATPQRLGALLVLALLLGGAAWGALDGAAQIGAGAASVSLLCVCLALLVLRVGHKLAQERSHNSVAHFVTNDSAPSFITSHDGQIDFANPAADRIFGATKDRTMASVLADRMGNPGPVLFRLQSRAEINGSAREEIVTNSGQILLAVHAIGSDGFAWRVEPQNTQAAAGLMGDSRILPMLMVGRSGAILSMNHAARQFIGMRSKSLDGIFAEQVVVPGTVMQVATTAGSKPALIAQTDAGAGRSAIYFLPPPTAGEALPNPDWQVFQDMPIPMIKIALDGTVQSFNKRASNLIGVVLTEGAHLSALMEGLGRSISDWLEDTLAGRLVQKSEFLRLTRGDREAFVQVTLNRIEEDGVPALIAVLHDATELKSLEAQFVQSQKMQAIGQLAGGVAHDFNNLLTAISGHCDLLLLRHDQGDSDYSDLIQINQNANRAAALVGQLLAFSRKQTLRPETLDMRDTLADLTHLLNRLVGEKVTLTLSHDPVLQPIRADKRQLEQVLMNLVVNARDAMPSGGEIRIVTECTNLKDPMSRDQVTVPAGEYVTIKVSDDGFGIASDKLQKVFEPFFTTKRTGEGTGLGLSTAYGIIKQTGGYIFVDSREGVGTCFTLYFPVLVQTAKLEVPKSKEAGPIVKTAPKGGVILLVEDEAPVRAFASRALRLRGYTVLEAENAEAALETLEDQDLKIDVFVTDVVMPGMDGPSWVREALKMRPDVRVVFVSGYAEDSLGEAQKKIPNSVFLPKPFSLNDLTETVNKQLH, encoded by the coding sequence ATGCATCGGACAAGGGGCACCTGGCTGACGGATAGGGTGGTTTTGGCGACGCCTCAACGTTTAGGAGCCCTTCTTGTTTTGGCGCTGCTACTTGGCGGGGCCGCATGGGGTGCTCTTGACGGGGCGGCGCAGATTGGCGCGGGTGCGGCCAGTGTCAGCCTGCTTTGTGTCTGTCTCGCTTTACTGGTGCTGCGTGTCGGCCATAAACTGGCGCAGGAGCGGAGCCATAATTCGGTGGCGCATTTTGTCACCAACGATAGCGCGCCCAGTTTCATCACGAGTCATGATGGCCAGATCGATTTCGCCAATCCCGCGGCTGACCGCATATTCGGGGCCACCAAGGACCGTACGATGGCATCGGTGTTGGCGGATCGGATGGGAAACCCTGGACCGGTGCTTTTCCGTTTGCAATCGCGGGCTGAGATAAATGGTTCTGCGCGCGAAGAGATTGTGACCAACAGCGGCCAGATATTACTGGCAGTACATGCGATTGGTTCTGATGGTTTCGCGTGGCGGGTTGAGCCGCAGAACACACAGGCTGCTGCCGGTCTCATGGGTGATAGCCGCATTTTACCAATGCTAATGGTTGGGCGAAGCGGGGCGATCCTGTCTATGAACCACGCTGCCCGGCAGTTTATCGGAATGAGAAGCAAATCCTTGGACGGTATCTTTGCCGAACAGGTTGTTGTTCCCGGTACGGTAATGCAGGTGGCCACCACTGCAGGAAGCAAACCCGCTTTGATCGCCCAAACGGATGCGGGGGCGGGACGGTCGGCCATCTATTTTTTACCGCCGCCAACCGCAGGCGAAGCGCTGCCAAATCCGGATTGGCAGGTCTTTCAGGATATGCCAATCCCGATGATCAAGATCGCTCTCGATGGAACAGTCCAGTCCTTTAACAAACGGGCATCCAATCTGATTGGTGTTGTTCTTACAGAGGGTGCGCATTTATCGGCGCTTATGGAGGGGCTGGGCAGGTCCATCTCGGATTGGCTTGAAGACACATTGGCTGGCAGGTTGGTGCAAAAATCCGAATTCCTGCGCCTTACGCGTGGGGATCGCGAGGCCTTTGTTCAGGTCACCTTGAACCGTATTGAAGAGGATGGAGTGCCAGCGTTGATTGCTGTGTTGCATGATGCGACAGAGCTCAAGTCGCTTGAGGCGCAATTTGTTCAGAGTCAGAAAATGCAGGCGATCGGACAACTTGCCGGCGGTGTGGCGCATGATTTCAATAACTTGCTTACGGCTATCTCTGGCCACTGCGATCTGTTGCTCTTGCGTCATGACCAAGGTGATAGCGACTATAGCGACCTCATCCAGATTAACCAAAATGCGAACCGTGCTGCGGCGCTGGTGGGGCAACTGCTTGCCTTCTCTCGAAAACAGACGTTGCGGCCTGAAACTCTTGATATGCGGGACACCCTGGCTGATCTGACCCATCTGCTGAACAGATTGGTCGGGGAAAAGGTGACGCTGACACTAAGCCATGATCCGGTGCTTCAGCCGATCCGGGCTGACAAGCGGCAGTTGGAACAGGTCTTGATGAACCTTGTGGTGAACGCCCGCGACGCCATGCCTTCGGGCGGTGAAATTCGGATCGTGACAGAATGTACAAACCTGAAAGACCCGATGTCACGCGATCAGGTCACAGTTCCTGCGGGTGAATACGTGACCATCAAGGTTAGTGATGATGGCTTTGGTATTGCATCAGATAAATTACAAAAGGTTTTTGAGCCTTTTTTCACGACGAAGCGCACAGGTGAGGGGACGGGCCTTGGCCTTTCAACGGCTTACGGTATTATCAAACAAACGGGCGGCTATATTTTCGTGGACAGTCGCGAAGGGGTCGGAACGTGTTTTACGCTATATTTCCCTGTTCTTGTCCAAACGGCCAAACTCGAAGTCCCAAAATCGAAAGAGGCGGGACCAATCGTTAAGACAGCACCTAAGGGTGGTGTTATCTTGCTGGTCGAGGACGAAGCACCGGTGCGTGCCTTTGCCAGCAGAGCACTGCGGTTGCGGGGCTATACTGTTCTCGAAGCCGAAAACGCGGAAGCTGCGCTGGAAACTCTCGAAGACCAAGATCTAAAGATTGATGTCTTTGTCACGGATGTCGTTATGCCGGGGATGGACGGGCCAAGCTGGGTACGTGAAGCGCTCAAGATGCGGCCTGATGTCAGGGTCGTATTCGTATCAGGTTATGCTGAAGATAGCCTTGGAGAAGCTCAAAAGAAGATTCCAAATTCGGTATTCTTGCCCAAGCCGTTCTCATTGAATGACTTGACGGAAACCGTAAACAAGCAGCTCCACTAA
- a CDS encoding RsmB/NOP family class I SAM-dependent RNA methyltransferase encodes MTPAARVAAAIEILDMIGDGLPAEQVLTRWGRGNRFAGSKDRAAIRDHVFDVLRVRRSAAWLGNAATGRGLMIGLLRLQGIDPATLFTGEGHAPAPLMDHEMQLPEGEMPDADAWNLPDWLTERFAEGLGDAAAETAQKLQGRAPVTLRVNVAKTNTSDAILMLKEAGVEVVENPLSATALTVVEGSRRIRNAPAYMDGFVELQDASSQAVVDALPQAGRVLDYCAGGGGKALAIAARGADAVFAHDIDVGRMRDLPLRAARAEAEITQLEGSDLATFGPYDLVLVDAPCSGSGSWRRAPEAKWRLTPEQLAQTMDLQDSILDAAAALVAEGGTLVYATCSILPDENQQRVAAFLARNNGWVCTWEKTFEVSDLGDGFYSAHLTQSN; translated from the coding sequence ATGACACCTGCTGCACGGGTGGCTGCCGCCATCGAGATACTTGATATGATCGGTGACGGCTTGCCAGCCGAGCAGGTTTTAACGCGTTGGGGACGGGGTAACCGTTTTGCCGGTTCCAAAGACCGGGCGGCGATCCGCGACCATGTTTTTGACGTATTGCGCGTGCGTCGTTCAGCTGCATGGCTGGGGAATGCTGCTACAGGGCGCGGTTTGATGATCGGCTTGCTTCGTTTGCAGGGCATTGATCCTGCAACCCTATTTACTGGCGAAGGTCATGCACCCGCGCCTTTGATGGATCATGAGATGCAGCTTCCGGAGGGCGAAATGCCCGACGCGGATGCGTGGAATTTACCCGATTGGCTGACTGAGCGATTTGCAGAAGGTCTGGGTGATGCAGCAGCGGAGACCGCGCAGAAGCTGCAAGGTCGCGCACCAGTGACGCTCCGGGTAAATGTTGCAAAAACAAATACCTCTGATGCTATCCTCATGTTGAAAGAGGCTGGCGTCGAGGTTGTGGAAAATCCTTTGAGTGCGACGGCCTTGACGGTTGTTGAGGGCAGTCGGCGCATCCGCAATGCTCCTGCGTATATGGATGGCTTTGTCGAGCTACAGGACGCAAGTAGTCAGGCGGTCGTCGATGCGTTGCCACAGGCTGGCCGCGTGCTTGACTATTGCGCTGGCGGCGGCGGTAAGGCGCTGGCAATTGCGGCCCGCGGGGCCGATGCGGTTTTCGCTCATGACATAGATGTTGGACGGATGCGCGATCTGCCATTGCGCGCCGCCCGTGCAGAGGCCGAGATCACCCAGCTTGAGGGCAGTGATCTAGCGACCTTTGGACCCTACGATCTGGTTCTGGTTGATGCGCCGTGTTCCGGCAGCGGTTCTTGGCGGCGTGCGCCTGAGGCCAAGTGGCGTTTGACGCCAGAGCAGCTTGCTCAGACAATGGACCTGCAGGACAGCATTCTGGATGCAGCGGCGGCACTTGTCGCAGAGGGCGGGACCCTTGTCTACGCGACCTGTTCGATCCTGCCTGATGAAAACCAACAGCGTGTTGCTGCGTTTCTGGCGCGCAATAACGGCTGGGTTTGCACGTGGGAAAAGACGTTTGAGGTCAGCGATCTGGGTGACGGTTTCTACTCCGCACACTTGACGCAAAGCAACTAA
- the alaS gene encoding alanine--tRNA ligase translates to MQTLNEIRSTFLNYFGENGHAIVPSSPLVPRNDPTLMFTAAGMVQFKNLFTGVETRDYTRATTAQKCVRAGGKHNDLDNVGYTARHHTFFEMLGNFSFGDYFKEDAIPLAWDLLTKVFGIDASRLLVTVYHTDDEAVEIWKKHAGLSDDRIIRIATDDNFWSAGPTGPCGPCTEIFYDHGDHIWGGPPGSPDEDGDRFVEIWNLVFMQYEQFEDGTRRDLPNKSIDTGMGIERVAALLQGTNDNYATDLMRSLIEASANASSTDPDGPGKTHHRVIADHLRSTSFLMADGVMPSNDGRGYVLRRIMRRAMRHAHLLGVQDPLMHRLVPALVTQMGQAYPELGQAQSMIEQTLLQEETRFRQTLDRGLKLLDDELVKLPEGANLPGAAAFKLYDTFGFPLDLTQDALREKGRAVDTEGFDTAMAEQKAKARAAWSGSGEAADAAIWFDVADKSGLTEFLGYDTETAEGKIAALVQDGKAVAEVGEGKDVQIALNQTPFYAESGGQLGDTGIIRTDTGTARVTDTRKAAGVFIHFAKVEKGSISNAQSAVLEVNHERRTAIRANHSATHLLHEALRHALGDHVAQRGSLNAQDRLRFDFSHNEPVSAEDMSRVEAEVNSYIRQNSPVETRIMTPDDARGLGAQALFGEKYGDEVRVVSMGRQSGSGKGTDGGTYSLELCGGTHVARTGDIGAFVMLGDSASSAGVRRIEALTGEAAIAHLRAQDELLSRTALELKSPAASVPERVRALMDERRSLANEVAQLRRELAMSGGTSAPEAREINGVAFHAQVLSGITGKDLPALVDEHKARLGSGAVLLIADTGGKAAVAAGVTADLTAQLSAVDILRAAVAELGGKGGGGRPDMAQGGGASADNAEAAIAAAETILKG, encoded by the coding sequence ATGCAAACGCTCAACGAAATCCGCTCGACTTTTCTTAATTATTTCGGAGAAAACGGTCACGCGATTGTACCATCCAGCCCGCTGGTTCCACGGAACGATCCCACATTGATGTTCACTGCTGCGGGGATGGTTCAGTTCAAGAACCTGTTCACGGGCGTTGAGACGCGAGACTACACCCGCGCGACGACAGCGCAGAAATGTGTGCGCGCCGGCGGTAAACACAATGACCTTGATAACGTCGGCTATACCGCGCGGCACCACACATTCTTTGAGATGTTGGGAAATTTCAGCTTTGGTGACTACTTCAAAGAGGACGCTATTCCGCTTGCGTGGGATCTGCTGACCAAGGTGTTCGGCATTGATGCGTCGCGTCTGCTGGTGACAGTTTATCATACCGATGATGAAGCTGTTGAAATCTGGAAAAAGCACGCGGGCCTTAGCGATGACCGGATTATCCGCATTGCGACCGATGACAATTTCTGGTCCGCTGGTCCCACGGGTCCTTGCGGTCCCTGTACCGAGATTTTCTATGACCATGGGGATCACATCTGGGGTGGCCCTCCTGGTTCCCCTGACGAAGACGGTGACCGGTTTGTTGAAATCTGGAACCTCGTATTCATGCAGTACGAGCAGTTCGAGGATGGCACCCGCCGTGATCTGCCGAATAAATCCATCGATACCGGCATGGGGATTGAGCGGGTCGCCGCCCTGCTGCAAGGCACGAACGACAACTATGCAACCGACTTGATGCGTAGCTTGATCGAGGCATCTGCCAACGCCTCCAGCACGGATCCTGACGGTCCGGGCAAAACGCATCACCGTGTGATTGCTGACCACCTGCGCTCCACCTCTTTTCTGATGGCCGATGGCGTAATGCCCAGCAACGATGGCCGTGGCTATGTGTTGCGTCGCATCATGCGCCGCGCCATGCGTCACGCCCATCTGTTGGGTGTGCAAGACCCGCTGATGCACCGCCTGGTTCCGGCTTTGGTGACGCAGATGGGGCAGGCTTATCCAGAATTAGGGCAAGCGCAAAGCATGATTGAGCAGACGCTGCTGCAAGAAGAAACGCGGTTCCGCCAGACGCTGGACCGCGGCCTGAAGCTGTTGGACGACGAGCTGGTGAAACTGCCGGAGGGGGCCAATCTGCCCGGTGCCGCGGCGTTCAAGCTGTATGACACATTCGGCTTTCCGCTTGACCTTACGCAGGATGCGCTGCGTGAAAAGGGCCGTGCAGTGGATACAGAAGGTTTTGACACCGCCATGGCCGAACAGAAGGCCAAAGCCCGTGCAGCTTGGTCCGGTTCGGGTGAGGCGGCAGATGCCGCAATTTGGTTTGACGTTGCTGATAAATCCGGCCTGACGGAGTTTCTCGGGTACGATACCGAAACTGCGGAAGGCAAGATCGCAGCGCTTGTGCAAGACGGCAAAGCGGTCGCTGAAGTTGGCGAAGGTAAGGACGTTCAGATCGCCCTTAACCAAACGCCCTTTTACGCCGAAAGCGGTGGCCAGCTGGGCGATACGGGCATCATCCGGACGGATACAGGTACAGCGCGTGTGACCGATACGCGCAAGGCGGCGGGTGTCTTTATTCATTTTGCGAAAGTCGAAAAGGGTAGCATTTCCAATGCGCAATCCGCCGTTCTTGAGGTGAATCACGAACGTCGGACGGCGATCCGCGCCAATCACTCTGCAACGCACCTGCTGCATGAAGCCCTGCGTCACGCGCTTGGGGATCATGTTGCACAGCGTGGCTCTCTTAATGCCCAGGACCGGCTGCGGTTCGACTTTAGCCACAATGAACCTGTCAGTGCCGAAGACATGTCGCGAGTTGAGGCCGAGGTGAACAGCTATATCCGCCAGAACTCTCCGGTCGAAACGCGGATTATGACGCCGGATGACGCACGCGGACTGGGTGCGCAGGCATTGTTCGGAGAGAAATACGGCGATGAGGTCCGCGTGGTTTCCATGGGCCGTCAAAGCGGTTCGGGCAAAGGCACAGACGGCGGCACCTATTCGCTAGAGCTTTGCGGTGGCACGCATGTGGCCCGCACCGGTGATATTGGTGCTTTTGTGATGCTGGGCGATAGTGCCAGCAGCGCGGGTGTGCGCCGCATCGAGGCGCTTACTGGTGAGGCGGCAATCGCGCATCTGCGGGCGCAGGACGAATTATTGAGCCGCACTGCGCTAGAGCTCAAGAGCCCTGCGGCATCAGTTCCCGAACGTGTGCGCGCGCTGATGGATGAGCGCCGGAGCCTTGCCAACGAAGTCGCACAACTGCGCCGCGAGCTTGCTATGTCCGGCGGAACAAGTGCGCCAGAAGCGCGCGAAATCAATGGTGTAGCGTTCCATGCTCAAGTGCTTAGCGGGATCACCGGTAAGGATTTGCCTGCCTTGGTAGACGAGCATAAGGCGCGCCTTGGGTCAGGTGCGGTATTGCTGATCGCCGATACCGGCGGCAAAGCTGCTGTTGCGGCGGGCGTGACTGCTGACTTGACCGCACAGCTTTCCGCTGTGGACATTCTGCGTGCTGCTGTGGCTGAACTGGGCGGTAAGGGTGGCGGTGGCCGTCCTGATATGGCGCAGGGCGGTGGTGCTTCTGCCGATAATGCCGAGGCTGCGATTGCAGCCGCTGAAACCATTTTGAAAGGATAA
- the guaB gene encoding IMP dehydrogenase: protein MEIREALTFDDVLLVPAASSVLPSTADTRTRVTKSIALNIPLLSSAMDTVTEGRMAIAMAQAGGMGVIHRNLTTEEQAKEVRRVKRFESGIVYNPITLKANQTLADAKALQARYNVTGFPVVDETGRVVGIVTNRDMRFAHLDDTPVHLMMSSDNLAILQEPADREEAISLMKARRIEKLLVTDGKGKLTGLLTLKDTEQAVLNPTACKDELGRLRVAAATTTGDAGFERSQALVDAGVDMIVIDTAHGHSEGVAIAVERAKKLSNEVQVVAGNVATGEATRALIGAGADAVKVGIGPGSICTTRMVAGVGVPQLTAIMDCAKAAGETPVIADGGIKFSGDFAKAIAAGASCAMVGSMIAGTDESPGEVILYQGRSFKSYRGMGSLGAMASGSADRYFQKDAASDKLVPEGIEGQVAYKGSAAAVVHQMVGGLRAAMGYTGCGTVDEMRKNCNFVKITGAGLKESHVHDVQITRESPNYRIG, encoded by the coding sequence ATGGAGATTCGTGAGGCCCTGACGTTCGATGATGTGTTGCTGGTTCCTGCCGCCTCATCGGTCCTGCCTTCCACCGCAGATACCCGTACCCGTGTGACCAAATCGATCGCGCTGAACATACCCTTGCTCAGCTCTGCGATGGATACGGTTACCGAAGGGCGCATGGCGATTGCCATGGCACAGGCCGGCGGAATGGGCGTGATCCACCGCAACCTGACGACTGAGGAACAGGCCAAAGAGGTCCGCCGCGTCAAACGGTTTGAAAGCGGTATTGTGTATAATCCGATCACTCTGAAAGCCAATCAGACTTTGGCCGATGCCAAGGCGTTGCAGGCCCGATACAACGTCACCGGCTTTCCGGTCGTTGATGAAACGGGGCGCGTTGTCGGTATCGTAACCAACCGCGACATGCGTTTTGCCCATCTTGATGACACGCCGGTGCATTTGATGATGAGCAGCGACAATCTGGCGATCCTGCAGGAACCTGCTGACCGCGAAGAAGCTATCAGCCTGATGAAAGCGCGCCGCATTGAAAAACTGCTGGTGACTGATGGCAAAGGCAAACTGACGGGCCTGCTGACGCTCAAAGATACCGAGCAAGCCGTGCTTAATCCGACTGCTTGCAAGGACGAGCTTGGGCGTCTGCGCGTGGCGGCTGCGACCACCACAGGCGATGCCGGTTTCGAGCGGTCTCAGGCATTGGTCGATGCGGGCGTGGATATGATCGTGATCGACACCGCACATGGACACTCCGAAGGGGTGGCGATTGCCGTGGAACGCGCCAAGAAGCTTAGCAATGAGGTTCAGGTTGTTGCCGGGAACGTGGCAACTGGCGAAGCGACACGCGCGCTGATCGGCGCGGGCGCCGATGCGGTTAAGGTCGGCATCGGACCGGGCTCAATCTGCACGACGCGTATGGTTGCCGGTGTTGGTGTGCCACAGCTGACAGCAATCATGGATTGCGCGAAGGCTGCGGGTGAAACGCCTGTGATCGCCGATGGTGGCATCAAATTCTCGGGCGATTTTGCCAAGGCGATTGCGGCTGGTGCTTCTTGTGCAATGGTCGGTTCGATGATTGCAGGTACAGATGAAAGCCCTGGAGAAGTCATTCTATATCAGGGCCGTAGCTTTAAAAGCTACCGTGGTATGGGCAGTCTTGGCGCCATGGCCAGCGGGTCTGCTGACCGGTATTTCCAGAAGGATGCTGCCAGTGACAAGCTGGTGCCGGAAGGCATCGAAGGACAAGTGGCTTACAAGGGAAGTGCCGCTGCGGTGGTACACCAGATGGTCGGCGGTTTGCGCGCGGCCATGGGTTACACTGGTTGTGGAACCGTTGATGAAATGCGCAAGAACTGCAATTTTGTCAAAATCACCGGCGCGGGTCTGAAAGAAAGCCACGTGCATGACGTTCAGATCACCCGTGAATCTCCCAACTACAGGATTGGCTAG
- the speB gene encoding agmatinase, with amino-acid sequence MSKHGYESGRLDLPFVGISTFGKRPYEPDWAKLDADVAILGAPFDAGTQYRAGARFGPRGVREASTLFSFGHAGAYDHEDDLTYLPGDVNIVDMGDADIIHTDTEASHANIEAGVRAALDAAALPVVIGGDHSINIPCIRAFDGQGDIHILQIDAHLDFVNERHGVRNGHGNPMRRAAEQPYVTGLTQVGIRNVSSTAKEGYDDARAMGSDIISVRQARDMGIGGVLAHIPVGARLYVTIDIDAFCPSIAPGTGTPSHGGFLYYEVLELLQAAANRHDIVGIDLVEVAPDYDPSGSTQILAAQILLNFLGFIFHARRET; translated from the coding sequence ATGAGCAAACACGGCTATGAGAGCGGTAGGCTGGACCTGCCATTTGTCGGCATCTCAACATTCGGCAAACGCCCTTACGAGCCTGATTGGGCCAAGCTCGACGCGGATGTTGCGATCCTCGGCGCGCCATTTGATGCGGGCACGCAATATCGTGCAGGGGCGCGGTTCGGCCCACGCGGCGTGCGCGAGGCATCTACCTTGTTCAGTTTTGGTCATGCGGGCGCGTATGACCATGAGGACGATCTGACCTATCTGCCCGGCGACGTGAACATCGTGGACATGGGCGATGCCGATATTATCCACACGGACACCGAAGCCAGCCACGCCAATATCGAGGCAGGCGTGCGTGCAGCGCTCGACGCCGCAGCCCTTCCTGTTGTGATTGGGGGCGACCATTCGATCAATATCCCCTGCATCCGAGCCTTTGACGGTCAGGGCGACATCCACATCCTGCAAATCGACGCGCATCTGGATTTTGTGAATGAAAGACACGGTGTCCGCAACGGCCACGGCAACCCGATGCGCCGTGCTGCCGAACAGCCCTATGTCACCGGCCTAACGCAAGTTGGTATTCGGAACGTCAGCTCTACAGCCAAAGAAGGCTATGACGACGCCCGTGCCATGGGGTCTGATATTATCAGCGTCAGGCAGGCCCGCGATATGGGCATCGGCGGCGTGCTGGCCCACATCCCCGTTGGTGCACGTCTATACGTGACGATCGACATCGACGCCTTCTGCCCATCAATCGCGCCCGGCACCGGCACGCCCTCTCATGGCGGGTTTCTCTATTACGAGGTTCTGGAGCTGCTACAGGCCGCGGCAAATCGTCATGACATTGTGGGCATTGATCTGGTTGAGGTTGCGCCCGATTACGATCCCTCCGGTTCTACGCAGATCCTTGCGGCACAAATTTTGCTGAATTTCCTGGGCTTTATCTTTCATGCGCGCCGCGAAACATGA